A DNA window from Agarivorans sp. TSD2052 contains the following coding sequences:
- a CDS encoding MFS transporter, whose protein sequence is MPLALFALTLSAFAIGTTEFVIVGLIPTMAQDLGVSVPSAGLLVSLYALGVAIGAPVLTALTGQWNRKHVLLAVMGLFVAGNLLAWQAPSYETLVGARILTGLAHGVFFSIGSTIATGLVAKEKAASAIAIMFTGLTVALVTGVPLGTYIGQNFGWETTFLVVAILGLIALIGSAFLVPNNLKQAPETKLKDLLSVITQPRLLLVYAITAIGYGGSFTAFTFLASILQDVSGFDASAISLIMLVYGVSVAVGNIWGGKMADKLGPVKALSWIFLGLAMVLMVFNFTAYNPVAAVATILIWGAFAFGNVPGLQVYVVKLAEQYTPNAVDVASGLNIAAFNVGIALGAWGGGMIVANAGVMHTPWAGSLIVLVALLLTLVSGALDKRAKQLNASKLCPQA, encoded by the coding sequence ATGCCATTAGCTTTATTTGCACTGACCTTAAGTGCTTTCGCCATAGGGACCACTGAGTTTGTTATTGTGGGGCTTATACCGACCATGGCTCAAGACCTTGGCGTATCGGTACCTTCCGCCGGATTATTGGTGAGTTTATACGCCTTGGGCGTGGCGATTGGTGCGCCGGTGTTAACTGCACTGACAGGTCAGTGGAATCGAAAACATGTACTACTGGCGGTGATGGGCCTGTTTGTCGCCGGTAACCTGTTAGCATGGCAGGCGCCAAGTTATGAAACCTTGGTGGGGGCGCGAATTCTTACCGGTTTAGCTCATGGTGTGTTTTTCTCAATTGGTTCAACGATAGCAACGGGATTAGTAGCGAAAGAAAAGGCGGCGAGTGCGATCGCAATTATGTTTACCGGATTAACGGTTGCCTTAGTCACTGGGGTACCACTAGGTACTTATATCGGTCAAAATTTTGGCTGGGAAACTACGTTTTTGGTGGTGGCTATACTCGGCCTTATTGCTTTGATAGGCAGTGCTTTTTTGGTACCCAATAACCTAAAGCAAGCGCCTGAAACCAAACTCAAGGATCTGCTCAGTGTAATAACGCAACCGCGATTGTTATTGGTATATGCAATTACAGCCATAGGTTATGGCGGGTCGTTTACGGCGTTTACCTTTTTAGCGTCAATTTTGCAGGATGTCAGCGGGTTTGATGCCAGCGCGATTAGCTTAATTATGTTGGTTTACGGTGTATCGGTTGCGGTGGGCAATATTTGGGGGGGCAAAATGGCTGATAAACTTGGCCCGGTTAAAGCGCTTAGTTGGATTTTCTTGGGTTTGGCTATGGTGTTGATGGTGTTTAATTTTACTGCTTATAACCCAGTAGCCGCAGTCGCTACTATTTTAATATGGGGTGCCTTTGCTTTTGGCAATGTTCCTGGCCTACAAGTCTATGTGGTAAAACTGGCAGAGCAATATACACCGAACGCCGTTGATGTAGCTTCGGGATTGAATATCGCGGCCTTTAATGTAGGGATTGCTTTAGGTGCTTGGGGGGGAGGGATGATTGTTGCCAACGCTGGCGTCATGCACACGCCATGGGCGGGTTCACTAATAGTGTTAGTGGCTTTGTTATTGACTCTGGTCAGCGGGGCATTGGATAAACGGGCTAAGCAGCTAAACGCCTCTAAGCTTTGCCCTCAGGCTTAA
- a CDS encoding DUF6151 family protein → MTDLSLQCQCGKVAGSVSKVKRSCCNRIVCYCKDCQKFAHYLSSETTTLDAYGGTEVYQLAPSSIHIEHGIEQLRCARLTSKGIYRWYSACCNTPIANTVGLKVPFVAIYHNFIVSEPNAEEVLGPVIGMLYPEQALTPIPSEQQVTTSSFMLKAKVLTKLFLWKLTGQGKPSPFYQASGKAIVKPIVLEKQ, encoded by the coding sequence ATGACGGATTTATCTTTACAGTGTCAATGTGGAAAAGTGGCCGGTTCGGTGAGCAAGGTTAAACGTAGCTGTTGCAACCGAATAGTATGTTATTGCAAAGATTGTCAAAAGTTTGCTCACTACCTATCCAGTGAAACAACGACTTTAGATGCTTATGGCGGTACAGAGGTTTATCAACTCGCTCCGAGCTCTATACACATCGAGCACGGTATTGAACAACTGAGGTGCGCAAGGTTAACCAGTAAGGGCATTTATCGTTGGTATAGTGCTTGTTGTAATACTCCTATTGCCAATACGGTTGGCTTAAAGGTGCCTTTTGTAGCCATTTATCATAACTTTATTGTTTCTGAGCCGAATGCAGAGGAGGTTTTGGGACCGGTAATTGGCATGTTGTACCCTGAACAAGCTCTCACCCCGATCCCGAGCGAGCAACAAGTGACCACCTCATCGTTCATGCTAAAAGCTAAAGTGCTTACCAAGTTATTTTTGTGGAAACTAACAGGGCAAGGTAAACCAAGCCCATTTTATCAAGCTTCGGGTAAAGCCATTGTTAAGCCGATAGTGCTTGAAAAACAATAG
- a CDS encoding carboxymuconolactone decarboxylase family protein: MQQTRYQQGLDKLSEIDGDAGHKVIESLAKISPDLAKYTIEFPFGDIYSRPELDLRSREIATVAALTAMANSAPQLAVHIHGALNVGCKPTEITEVILQMAVYAGFPAAINGMLVAKHVFEERNIDLADNR, from the coding sequence ATGCAACAAACTAGATACCAACAAGGCCTAGATAAACTCAGTGAAATTGACGGAGATGCAGGCCATAAGGTGATAGAAAGCCTCGCTAAAATATCTCCAGACTTGGCCAAATATACCATCGAATTTCCGTTTGGCGATATCTATAGCCGCCCAGAGCTTGACTTAAGATCCCGAGAAATAGCAACGGTAGCGGCCCTTACAGCGATGGCCAATAGCGCCCCGCAACTAGCAGTACACATACATGGCGCGCTTAATGTAGGCTGTAAGCCTACAGAAATAACCGAAGTGATACTTCAAATGGCGGTATACGCAGGTTTTCCTGCTGCGATTAACGGCATGTTAGTCGCCAAACACGTTTTTGAAGAAAGAAACATCGACCTAGCTGACAACCGCTAA
- a CDS encoding LysR family transcriptional regulator, with the protein MFSLKNRSDELEILLAVVDHGGFSAAAEALDIQVAKVSRAVKRVEVKLGTSILNRTTRRIEQTDEGRHFIAAVRQGLAHIQQAEEDIIARGELPKGSLRVDAASPFILHQLIPLISEFKQTFPNIDLVLSSNEGYVDLLEKKTDLAIRIGKLSDSTLHARPLGTSPLYIVASADYLSKRGLPLRVEQLSQHDLIGFSGAKVLNQWPLKGFSAFTPSISASNGEAVRQLALSNNGVACLSGFMVKQDIAQGRLISLLENQQLTHTSREQINAVYYKSSAVARRISAFIEFIQPRLSL; encoded by the coding sequence ATGTTCTCTCTCAAGAACCGTTCAGATGAATTGGAAATATTACTCGCAGTGGTAGACCACGGTGGGTTTTCTGCTGCTGCTGAAGCGTTGGACATTCAAGTCGCTAAAGTTTCACGGGCAGTGAAAAGAGTAGAGGTAAAGTTAGGCACCAGCATTTTAAATCGAACCACCCGCCGGATTGAGCAAACCGACGAAGGTCGTCACTTTATAGCAGCGGTTCGCCAAGGACTCGCGCACATACAGCAAGCGGAAGAAGACATCATTGCGCGCGGAGAATTACCCAAAGGTAGCTTACGAGTCGATGCCGCCAGCCCCTTTATACTGCACCAACTAATACCGCTAATCAGCGAATTTAAACAAACCTTTCCAAACATCGACCTCGTGCTAAGCTCGAATGAAGGTTATGTAGATTTATTAGAAAAGAAAACTGACCTTGCTATTCGTATCGGTAAATTAAGCGATTCGACCTTACATGCCCGCCCATTAGGTACTAGCCCCTTATACATAGTGGCGTCAGCAGACTACTTAAGCAAACGAGGCCTTCCTCTTCGCGTTGAGCAGCTTAGTCAGCATGATTTAATTGGTTTTAGCGGTGCGAAGGTACTTAATCAATGGCCGCTAAAAGGCTTTAGTGCGTTTACGCCTAGCATCAGTGCCAGTAACGGTGAAGCGGTTCGCCAGCTAGCCCTAAGCAATAATGGCGTTGCGTGTTTATCTGGCTTTATGGTGAAGCAAGATATTGCTCAAGGTCGACTCATTTCATTATTAGAAAACCAACAACTCACCCATACCAGCCGCGAACAAATAAATGCGGTTTATTACAAGTCTTCTGCTGTAGCCCGTAGAATCAGCGCCTTTATAGAATTTATCCAGCCAAGGTTAAGCCTATAA